A stretch of DNA from Gimesia chilikensis:
TGTTTCTGCCCTGATTTTCGTGGGAACTTCAAGGCTTTCTGGATTGGCCTTTCTCTCAATTGAATAAGTATTACAGTTCATGTCTCAATCAGAAGAAATCACGCAGGAAGTTCCACCAGCAGTCCAGGCAGATTCCGCTCCGGATGCGGTGGTGACCGACCACAACCATAAGCTCTACATCGAAACCGTCGGCTGTCAGATGAATATGCTGGACAGCGAGCTCGTGGTAGCTGACCTGCGTAAACGGGGATATGAACTGACCCAGAACGTCAAAGAAGCGGAGACCGTTCTGTTCAACACCTGCAGTGTCCGCGAACACGCAGAGCATAAGATTTACAGCTCTCTGGGGCGGCTTCGCTACGGTGCCCGTAAGAACCCCAAAAAAGTGATCGGCGTGATGGGCTGCATGGCTCAGAAAGACCAGAAGCTGATCTTCCAGAAAGCCCCCCAGGTCGATTTCGTAGTCGGCACCGGACAACTGGCACAGGTCGCCGACCTGATCGACAAAGCGCGCGTGAATCATAGCCAGAATAAACGCAGCCGGGAACTGGCTGTCGGACTGGGACGAAAAGACGGCAAGCGGGATGAGATCACCAACAGTTTCCAGAGTTACGATCCGCTGCGTGATCCGGAGATGCGACCTTCGCCTTACCAGGCATTCGTCCGCATTATGATCGGCTGCGATAAATTCTGTTCCTACTGCGTGGTCCCTTCGACGCGCGGCCCCGAACAGAGCCGTTCACCACGAGAAATTCTGTCCGAAGTCAAAGTACTCGCCGATCAGGGAGTCAAAGAGGTCACACTGCTGGGACAGACCGTCAACAGCTACAAACACACGCAGGACGGAAAACTCTTCCGCCTGTCTGACCTGCTCTACCTGATCCATGATGTCGCAGGCATCGATCGTATCAAATTCGTTACCAGTTACCCCAAAGACATGACCAACGACCTGCTGGAAGCAATCCGGGACCTGCCCAAGGCAACCCGCTACCTGCACGTCCCGCTGCAGCATGGCTGCGACGACGTTCTGAAGCACATGAAGCGGGGATACACGGTCGAAGATTACCGGGACATGATGCAACGCATCAACGAGATTCTGCCCGGCTGCTCGGTTTCCAGCGACTTCATCGTCGGTCATCCAGGTGAGACTGAAGAGTCACACCAGAAGAGCCTGGACTCAATTCGCGAATTCCGGTTCAAAAACAGCTTCATCTTCAAGTACAGCGAGCGTCCTGGAACCAAGGCGGCCGAGCGATTTGCCGACGACATTCCCGAGGATGTCAAAAAACGCCGTAATAACGAAATGCTCGATCTGCAAAACGAAATCAGCGAAGAAGACAACGCAGAATTCATCGGCAAACAGGTTGAAGTGCTGGTCGAAGGTCCGAGTAAGTCTGCCCTAAAGGCCAGCGATAACGTATCCAAAGAATCGCTGGCGGAACAGTTGATGGGACGTTCCAAGTGTGACCGGATTGTGGTCTTCGATGGAAATCCCCGACTGGCTGGTTCGCTGGCTGATGTCGAGGTGATCGACGTGACCCCCACGACGCTGATCGGGAATATCATTACCCGCGAATACCAGCATCAGACCGGTGCATCGCTCCCCATCCTGCAGTAATCTGAACTACAGAACGCTGCGGAATGCATCTTCCAGTTGCGGATACTGGAACTGAAAGCCCGCTTCGTTCAGCTTTTTCGGAACCACCCGGGCACTGGTCAGCATCAGTTCCTGTCCCATCTCGCCAAACGCGGTTTTGACGCCCCACGCAGGAACGGGAAGACAGGTCGGACGTGACAGGACCTTTCCCAGGGTCTTTGTGAATTCCAGATTGGTAACTTCATCCGGGGCGACAAAGTTGACCGGTCCTGCCAGCTCGCTGTGGTTGAGGCAGAACTGCAATGCGTTAATCACATCCGGCAGTGCGATCCAGCTCCAGTATTGTTTTCCCGAGCCGAGCCTGCCTCCGACGCCCATTTTGAATGGCGTCAGCATCTGTCCCAGTGCCCCTCCCTTGCGGTCGAGAATCATGCCGAATCGCATGTTGACGACACGGATGCCCGCATCCTGGGCTGGTAAAGTGGCCTGTTCCCATGCCTGACAGACATCGGCCAGAAACCCTTCTCCCCGTGGACTGGACTCATCGAGTCGTTCCTCACCACGATCTCCGTAGAAGCCAACTGCGGAGGCGCAGAGAAAGACGGTCGGTTTCTGTTCCAGTGTCGCCAGCTGACTGGCCAGCAGGGAAGTCGATTGAAAACGACTGTTGAAGATTTTCTGTTTCACTTCCGGGGACCAGCGTTTGCCGGCTATATTGACGCCCCCCAGATGAACCACTGTGTCTACACCATCAAATGCCTGGGGCTCCAGTTGTCCCTCTGCAGGATTCCACACGACCGAAGTCTGTTGTGTATCTGGTGACTGCTTGCGGACCAGGCGGACGATTTCACAGTCGGGTTCTGCTTCGAGTCGTTGACATAACGCCGAACCGACCAGTCCGGAACTTCCTGAAATGAGAACTTTCATGAGAGTGTCTTTTCCAATCCCTGGGGAATCGCTACTATAAAATATTGAGTGCGCAAAGCTTGCACTGCCTGTCTTTATTGTAGCCTGCCCCCGGTAAGAGACCATCATGGATCGTTCACAAATTCGAAAGATGCTGCTGCAGACGTTTGAAGATTTTCAGATGACCCGCAGTGAACGCTCCGCTTTGAATCAGATTTTTGATCATCTGAACCTCTCAGACCACCATCTGGCTCTCATCCGTGCTGAGGCGTTTCAGATCTTCAAAGATCAGCAGCCGGTCCCCGGTATGCGTGAAAAAAGCCTCGGCTGGCTGGAAGACGTGATGAAGATCCTCTCGCGGCCGGCCAGTGAAGATTCTGCCATGAAGTCGGAAGCCTGGTTCAGTCCACACGATGAATGTGCCCATCGCATCTGCAGAATGATTGGCTCAGCGACTCGTCAGATCGATATCTGTGTCTTCACAATTACCGATGACCGTGTTTCCGAGGCGATACAGGAAGCGCACCGCCGCAGTGTCTCGGTGCGTATCATCTCCGATGATGATAAATCCTTTGATCCCGGTTCCGATATCGACCGTCTCTCGCGTGCCGGGATTCCGGTTCGCATTGACCGCAGCCAGTATCATATGCATCATAAGTTTGCACTCTTTGATTCGAAATACGTACTGACCGGCAGCTACAACTGGACCCGGAGTGCGTCTGAAAAAAACGAAGAGAATTTTATCATCACCAGCGATCCGGCGCTGCTGTTTCGCTTTGAATCCGAGTTTGAAAAGTTGTGGAACCGCTACGACAACTGAAGATGTTTACGCCCTGAATAGTGTATACGATCAGAGAGAAAGCTCAACCATGAATGTGCTCAACCTGCTCCGCTATCTGTTTCCGGTATTTCTGGTTCTGATTATTGGAAACCAATCCCTTCAGGCTCAAAAGAGTCAGGCACGTCCCAATGTGCTGGTGATACTGGTAGACGATCTGGGATATGGCGATCTCAGCAGCTATGGTGCTACAGATCTCAAATCCCCTCACATTGATGCGCTGCTGAAACGGGGCATGAAATTCAATAATTTCTACGCCAACTGTCCGGTCTGCTCCCCTACCCGGGCAGCATTGCTCACGGGACGCTACCAGGACATGGTGGGGGTGCCCGGCGTTATCCGAACCCATCCGCAAAACAGCTGGGGTTATCTCGTCCCCTCGGCAGTTACCCTGGCCGATGTCTTTCAAGAGGCCGGTTATCACACAGGGATTGTGGGTAAATGGCATCTGGGGCTGGAAGCGCCCAATGTCCCGAATCAACGTGGATTTGATTTCTTTCGCGGTTTCCTGGGTGACATGATGGACGATTATTACCACCATCGACGCCACGATGTCAATTACATGCGATTCAACGAACAGCAGGTGGATCCGGAAGGGCACGCTACAGATCTGTTTACAGAATGGACCTGCGATTTCCTCAAGCAACAGGCACAAACGGAGCAACCCTTCTTTCTCTATCTGGCATATAATGCCCCGCATACTCCCATCCAACCGCCGGCTGACTGGCTCGAGAAAGTCAAACAGCGCGAAGCTGGTATCGACCCAGCCCGGGCTAAGCTGGTGGCACTGATCGAGCATCTGGATGCGGGTATCGGCGAGGTGGTGAAAACCCTGGATGAAACCGGATTAAGCGAGAATACCCTGGTCATCTTCAGTTCCGACAATGGTGGTCAGTTAAGTGTGGGAGCCAATAACGGCGATCTGCGTGATGGTAAACAGAGTATGTATGAAGGGGGCCTGAAAGTTCCCACGGGCATTGTCTGGAAAGGTCACATCTCACCGAATGTGGAAACCGATTTCATGGCGATGTCGATGGATCTGTTTCCTACCGTCTGTGAAGCCGCAGGCATCAAAGTTCCTGCAGGTTTGGACTCGGTCAGCATTCTGCCGACACTGGAGGGTAAGGCACAAACACCATTGCGAAAGCACTGGTTCTTCCGTCGACGTGAAGGGGGCAACCGTTATGGAGGAAAAACCATCGAAGCCGTTCGCAGTGGTGACTGGAAACTACTACAGAACAGTCCCTTCGCTCCGCTGGAACTTTACAATCTGAAAGCAGATCCCCTCGAGAAAGAGAATCTGGCGGAAAAGAACCGCAAGAAGTTCAATGAGCTTTCGACACTCCTACGTGCAGAAATTCAGCGATACGGCAGTGTTCCCTGGCAGAAACCACTCAAGTAAGTCGGACGAGCTTATTTATAAACCGTCGCGCCACCCAGATTGGATTTGAGGTCATCGATGGTCTGGGGCTTAATCACGGTTCCGTAGAGGAAGATTTTCTTCAGCTTGGGAAAACGGGTCAGTTTGCTGACTTCAGCATCGCTTACGCGTGTGTAAGACAGTTCCAGTGATTTCAGACGGGGGAGATCCTGAATCAATACCAGTCCCTTGTCCGTGAGATTGGTGCCGTGCAGGTTCAATGTTTCCAGATAAGGCAGATCTGACAGTTTCTGTAAGTCGATATTTTTCAGTTTGGCATTTGTCAGATCGATTTCCCGTACGGCAAAACCCGATTCCGGGATATCGGCGGCTGTCTCAATGGGGAGATCGCTATGGACTGGTACCACTTTTCCTCCCAGTTTCAGTACAAATTCTGTGGCTGCTTTGCTGTTGGAATCGCTTTTATTTCCACAGCCGGTGACGAGCAGGATTGTCAGACTGAATGCCAGTCCCCACACTAATTTGCTCGTGAATGTTTCTTGTGACCATTTCATGGCGTTTTTCCGTTTTCGGCTAAGATGTGGTTTCTGTCAAAAAATTCTAGAGAATTCTTTTACGGCCCATCTATAATGTATCATAAGACCGTGCATCATAATCGGTTGCAACCGATCTGTGAAGCTGGTCAGAGAAAACTCTCGACATCCCCTGACTCGAAAAGTGACCTATCAGAATGACATCTTCTTCCCCTGAACTGCTGGCGGATGAGATCCACCCCGCCTCGTTGGATCAGGATCTCTTACTGAAAGATTGCCAGATTCAAAATGTGCGACGCTCCGGTCCGGGTGGCCAGCATCGCAACAAGGTTGAAACTGGAGTAGTAATCAAGCATGTGCCCACGGGAGTCACCGCCGAAGCTTCGGAGAAGCGGCAACAGGGGCGGAACCGCTCAGTCGCTCTCTTTCGACTTCGCATCAATCTGGCGATTGATTGCCGGTTAAAGCACTTTGGAGAGGCTCCCTCCAAACTCTGGCAACGACGGATTCTTAACGGGACTGTGAAAGTCAATTCCGAACATGATGAGTTCCCGGCTTTGCTGGCAGAGTCCCTCGATGTTCTGACACACTTCCAGTTTGATCCCAAAGAAGCCAGTCTGTTTCTGGGCTGCACCTCTTCACAATTAATCAAGTTTCTAAAGAAGGAACCCCGGGCATTTGCCTGGCTGAATTCAAAGCGTCAGGCTGCGGGAATGCACGCCTTAAAATAGAGACGCGACCATCGATACATTTTAAGAACGCATAGAGCGCCCGGCTTCACTTGCATAGAACTTTGAATTCTGGCTGATAGAATGGAGACTGTTCCCGGATTCACCAGGACACGGCATCAAGACAAACCGACCCCCAGATAGCAAC
This window harbors:
- a CDS encoding TIGR01777 family oxidoreductase, yielding MKVLISGSSGLVGSALCQRLEAEPDCEIVRLVRKQSPDTQQTSVVWNPAEGQLEPQAFDGVDTVVHLGGVNIAGKRWSPEVKQKIFNSRFQSTSLLASQLATLEQKPTVFLCASAVGFYGDRGEERLDESSPRGEGFLADVCQAWEQATLPAQDAGIRVVNMRFGMILDRKGGALGQMLTPFKMGVGGRLGSGKQYWSWIALPDVINALQFCLNHSELAGPVNFVAPDEVTNLEFTKTLGKVLSRPTCLPVPAWGVKTAFGEMGQELMLTSARVVPKKLNEAGFQFQYPQLEDAFRSVL
- a CDS encoding sulfatase, whose product is MNVLNLLRYLFPVFLVLIIGNQSLQAQKSQARPNVLVILVDDLGYGDLSSYGATDLKSPHIDALLKRGMKFNNFYANCPVCSPTRAALLTGRYQDMVGVPGVIRTHPQNSWGYLVPSAVTLADVFQEAGYHTGIVGKWHLGLEAPNVPNQRGFDFFRGFLGDMMDDYYHHRRHDVNYMRFNEQQVDPEGHATDLFTEWTCDFLKQQAQTEQPFFLYLAYNAPHTPIQPPADWLEKVKQREAGIDPARAKLVALIEHLDAGIGEVVKTLDETGLSENTLVIFSSDNGGQLSVGANNGDLRDGKQSMYEGGLKVPTGIVWKGHISPNVETDFMAMSMDLFPTVCEAAGIKVPAGLDSVSILPTLEGKAQTPLRKHWFFRRREGGNRYGGKTIEAVRSGDWKLLQNSPFAPLELYNLKADPLEKENLAEKNRKKFNELSTLLRAEIQRYGSVPWQKPLK
- a CDS encoding phospholipase D-like domain-containing protein, whose amino-acid sequence is MDRSQIRKMLLQTFEDFQMTRSERSALNQIFDHLNLSDHHLALIRAEAFQIFKDQQPVPGMREKSLGWLEDVMKILSRPASEDSAMKSEAWFSPHDECAHRICRMIGSATRQIDICVFTITDDRVSEAIQEAHRRSVSVRIISDDDKSFDPGSDIDRLSRAGIPVRIDRSQYHMHHKFALFDSKYVLTGSYNWTRSASEKNEENFIITSDPALLFRFESEFEKLWNRYDN
- a CDS encoding leucine-rich repeat domain-containing protein, with product MKWSQETFTSKLVWGLAFSLTILLVTGCGNKSDSNSKAATEFVLKLGGKVVPVHSDLPIETAADIPESGFAVREIDLTNAKLKNIDLQKLSDLPYLETLNLHGTNLTDKGLVLIQDLPRLKSLELSYTRVSDAEVSKLTRFPKLKKIFLYGTVIKPQTIDDLKSNLGGATVYK
- a CDS encoding peptide chain release factor family protein; its protein translation is MTSSSPELLADEIHPASLDQDLLLKDCQIQNVRRSGPGGQHRNKVETGVVIKHVPTGVTAEASEKRQQGRNRSVALFRLRINLAIDCRLKHFGEAPSKLWQRRILNGTVKVNSEHDEFPALLAESLDVLTHFQFDPKEASLFLGCTSSQLIKFLKKEPRAFAWLNSKRQAAGMHALK
- the miaB gene encoding tRNA (N6-isopentenyl adenosine(37)-C2)-methylthiotransferase MiaB, with product MSQSEEITQEVPPAVQADSAPDAVVTDHNHKLYIETVGCQMNMLDSELVVADLRKRGYELTQNVKEAETVLFNTCSVREHAEHKIYSSLGRLRYGARKNPKKVIGVMGCMAQKDQKLIFQKAPQVDFVVGTGQLAQVADLIDKARVNHSQNKRSRELAVGLGRKDGKRDEITNSFQSYDPLRDPEMRPSPYQAFVRIMIGCDKFCSYCVVPSTRGPEQSRSPREILSEVKVLADQGVKEVTLLGQTVNSYKHTQDGKLFRLSDLLYLIHDVAGIDRIKFVTSYPKDMTNDLLEAIRDLPKATRYLHVPLQHGCDDVLKHMKRGYTVEDYRDMMQRINEILPGCSVSSDFIVGHPGETEESHQKSLDSIREFRFKNSFIFKYSERPGTKAAERFADDIPEDVKKRRNNEMLDLQNEISEEDNAEFIGKQVEVLVEGPSKSALKASDNVSKESLAEQLMGRSKCDRIVVFDGNPRLAGSLADVEVIDVTPTTLIGNIITREYQHQTGASLPILQ